A stretch of Anaerobiospirillum thomasii DNA encodes these proteins:
- a CDS encoding ATP-binding cassette domain-containing protein — MTALLSFENFSFAYGKKVVFDSLNLKVDSFNKIISLIGPDGSGKSTLLKIICGLVHGRGSFSLMEQNVTRCKGSFGLSIGYMSQSLNLYGELSVLENLKLFGRLKDAKGDCCDDFYDGILKKVGLYEFKDYAAASLSGGMRQKLSLICTMAGDPKILVLDEPTVGVDPYSRAQLWELIFSYIKEKDAICIFSSLYLEEAEHSDTTLLINEGQIIASGNAKKLSSMADGRCFSIQTHNTEYLKLSRFLSLGVHTGDIDFLDDALPRLGRIDIIVKAGEDESTLEKKLCTICSEHGFSTDIKIGRRKAVLEDAYILLTKSADAAADGTLFLKAFRSDKSKDGSSIGADSNTHSEHIVEVNNIVKRFGAFVAVKSSDFYVKKGEIFGLLGPNGAGKTTTFRMICALLNPSSGSILIDKVNLLTAKTQVRSRIGYVAQKFSLYTNLSTLDNLIYFGKSYGLYGSLLESRVDLLSSVFNLKPFFKTRTGELPFGVQRQLSMCCALLHSPAILFLDEATSGADPKARRSFFAVINALCSMGTSVIVTTHFMEEAEYCDRFLIQDKGSILLLGAPSEICTDAKGQRISVEQTFLDVVRKNREG; from the coding sequence ATGACAGCCCTTTTGTCATTTGAAAACTTTTCCTTTGCCTATGGGAAAAAGGTGGTTTTTGACTCTTTGAATCTTAAGGTTGACTCTTTCAATAAAATTATCTCACTTATAGGACCTGATGGCAGTGGCAAAAGTACGCTTTTAAAGATTATCTGTGGTCTTGTGCATGGCAGAGGCAGCTTCTCTCTTATGGAGCAGAATGTTACAAGATGCAAAGGCTCTTTTGGCCTTAGTATTGGCTATATGTCGCAGAGTCTTAATCTTTATGGTGAGCTTAGTGTGCTTGAGAATTTAAAGCTCTTTGGCAGATTAAAGGATGCTAAGGGCGATTGCTGTGATGATTTTTATGATGGCATCTTAAAGAAGGTGGGGCTATATGAGTTTAAGGATTATGCTGCAGCCTCGCTCTCAGGCGGTATGCGGCAGAAGTTGTCACTTATCTGTACCATGGCAGGTGATCCTAAGATTCTGGTGCTAGATGAGCCTACAGTAGGTGTTGATCCATACTCGCGCGCTCAGCTGTGGGAGCTTATTTTCAGCTATATAAAAGAAAAAGATGCCATCTGTATTTTCTCCTCGCTCTATCTTGAGGAGGCAGAGCACAGCGATACCACGCTTTTGATAAATGAAGGGCAGATTATAGCCTCTGGCAATGCAAAGAAGCTTAGCAGTATGGCCGATGGCCGCTGCTTTAGCATACAGACACACAACACAGAGTATTTAAAGCTCTCGCGTTTTTTATCCCTTGGGGTGCACACAGGAGACATAGATTTTTTAGATGATGCTCTGCCGCGTCTTGGCAGAATAGATATTATTGTAAAGGCAGGAGAGGATGAAAGTACATTAGAAAAGAAACTGTGCACTATATGCTCTGAGCATGGTTTTAGCACAGATATAAAGATAGGAAGGCGTAAGGCTGTGCTTGAGGATGCCTATATTCTTCTGACAAAAAGTGCTGATGCTGCTGCAGATGGCACTCTGTTTTTAAAAGCCTTCAGATCCGATAAGAGTAAGGATGGCAGTAGCATAGGTGCAGATAGTAATACACATAGTGAGCATATTGTTGAGGTTAATAACATAGTCAAGCGCTTTGGTGCATTTGTTGCAGTCAAAAGCTCTGATTTTTATGTTAAAAAAGGCGAGATTTTTGGGCTTTTAGGACCCAATGGAGCAGGTAAAACCACAACCTTTAGAATGATATGTGCTCTTTTAAATCCAAGCTCGGGCAGTATTTTAATTGACAAGGTAAATCTTTTAACGGCAAAGACTCAGGTGCGCTCGCGTATTGGCTATGTGGCGCAGAAATTCAGTCTGTACACCAATTTAAGTACACTTGATAATCTTATCTATTTTGGCAAAAGCTATGGTCTTTATGGATCATTGCTTGAGAGCAGGGTGGATCTTCTATCATCTGTATTTAATTTAAAGCCATTTTTTAAGACCAGGACCGGTGAGCTTCCCTTTGGTGTGCAGCGTCAGCTCTCTATGTGCTGTGCCCTGCTGCACTCTCCTGCCATTTTATTTTTAGATGAGGCCACCTCAGGTGCCGATCCTAAGGCCAGACGCAGCTTTTTTGCTGTAATCAATGCTCTGTGCAGCATGGGTACTAGTGTCATTGTAACCACGCACTTTATGGAGGAGGCAGAATACTGTGACCGTTTTTTAATACAGGATAAGGGCAGCATACTGTTATTAGGTGCACCCTCTGAAATCTGTACAGATGCAAAAGGGCAGCGTATAAGTGTCGAGCAGACATTTTTAGATGTGGTAAGAAAGAACAGGGAGGGATAA
- a CDS encoding HlyD family secretion protein: MALRKTVTLAAAIFGAMAAFGVYMLLGDDNNDGTIAYGTVNVKDSHLSFEIAGRISSINVKEGQEVKKGQIIASLDTKDLLHQRAVQKASCQMHEQVYLSLKNGNRKEDIDKTRYTLKALQSELDLSSKTLVRYKKLLDKKAISYQEYDSALYNNKVLTDRVGEAKAALALMLAGPRQESILEKKAALDSCLASLDYLDYKINEQSLIKAPFDGAIRAQYSQLSDMAGPNVVSFAFCNISIKEISVYLSNRFLNEHRVKNGDKVRVFTDDTYTDYVEGLVSFISETAMFTPKSVATVDLRPDLVYECKITVEDTQHLLRFGSDVTVDFTQETKR, encoded by the coding sequence ATGGCTTTGAGAAAAACTGTCACACTAGCTGCTGCCATATTTGGTGCCATGGCAGCCTTTGGTGTCTATATGCTCCTTGGAGATGATAACAATGATGGGACTATTGCCTATGGCACGGTCAATGTCAAAGACTCACATTTATCCTTTGAAATTGCAGGGCGCATCAGTTCTATCAATGTCAAAGAGGGGCAGGAGGTCAAAAAAGGGCAGATTATAGCAAGTCTTGATACAAAGGATCTGCTCCATCAGAGGGCAGTACAGAAAGCTTCCTGTCAGATGCATGAGCAGGTGTATCTAAGTTTAAAAAACGGCAATCGCAAAGAGGATATAGACAAGACCCGCTATACGTTAAAGGCTCTGCAGAGCGAGCTTGATCTTAGCTCTAAGACATTAGTGCGCTATAAAAAGCTGCTTGATAAAAAGGCCATATCCTATCAGGAGTATGACAGTGCTCTTTATAACAATAAAGTTTTAACTGACAGAGTGGGCGAGGCTAAGGCTGCTCTTGCCCTAATGCTTGCAGGACCCCGTCAGGAGAGCATACTTGAGAAAAAGGCGGCCCTTGACTCATGTCTTGCCTCGCTTGACTATCTTGACTATAAGATAAATGAACAGAGTCTGATTAAGGCTCCTTTTGATGGAGCCATACGCGCACAGTACAGTCAGCTCTCTGATATGGCAGGACCTAATGTAGTAAGTTTTGCCTTTTGCAATATCAGTATTAAGGAGATCTCAGTCTATCTGTCCAATCGTTTTTTAAATGAGCACAGAGTTAAAAACGGTGATAAGGTCAGGGTTTTTACAGATGATACATATACAGACTATGTAGAGGGTCTTGTAAGCTTTATCTCAGAGACTGCCATGTTTACCCCAAAGAGTGTGGCCACGGTTGATTTAAGGCCCGATCTTGTCTATGAGTGTAAGATTACAGTAGAGGACACACAGCACCTTTTGCGTTTTGGCTCTGATGTCACTGTGGATTTTACACAAGAGACAAAGCGCTAG
- the corA gene encoding magnesium/cobalt transporter CorA, producing MISACQLCDDDTLKLSTVKPGDALPSDVIWLDVIQPDDDERCWLEKLFVEDVPDEDEMDDIESSSRFRVGPDGVHILSLFPQRLANDTRGVNMSFTMRKNLLISFREDDVSIVRLLRNYIRHDKADIRSAIDILLLLQDLKVDQLSDLIEDAYSTLDETADQIIDEDSVEDTLRELVRQEELNGQILQALYDTRRALRFIKKTFEAILDDRQNRSIDEVLNDIESILPHTQFLSNKINFQLEASMGYTNHKQNKIIKIFSVAAVVFMPPTWIASVYGMNFKFMPELDWKFGYPLSIGLMILSATCTYIFFKKKGWL from the coding sequence ATGATTTCTGCATGTCAGCTGTGTGATGATGACACCTTAAAATTAAGTACCGTAAAACCAGGCGATGCCCTGCCATCAGATGTAATCTGGCTTGATGTGATTCAGCCTGACGATGATGAAAGATGCTGGCTTGAAAAGCTCTTTGTTGAAGACGTACCTGATGAAGATGAAATGGATGATATTGAATCATCATCACGTTTTAGAGTGGGACCTGACGGTGTACATATTCTCTCACTCTTCCCACAGCGCCTTGCCAATGACACCCGCGGTGTCAATATGTCCTTTACTATGCGTAAAAACCTTTTAATCTCCTTTCGTGAGGATGATGTTTCCATAGTAAGACTGCTGCGCAACTATATACGCCATGACAAGGCAGATATACGCTCGGCTATTGATATTCTGCTTTTGCTTCAGGATCTTAAGGTGGATCAGCTCTCTGATCTTATCGAGGATGCCTACTCCACTCTTGATGAAACAGCCGATCAGATTATAGATGAGGACAGTGTTGAAGATACACTGCGCGAGCTGGTGCGTCAGGAGGAGCTAAACGGTCAGATCCTGCAGGCTCTGTATGATACCCGTCGTGCTCTGCGCTTTATCAAAAAGACCTTTGAGGCCATTTTGGATGACAGACAGAACAGAAGCATAGATGAGGTTCTAAACGATATTGAGTCCATTCTGCCACATACTCAGTTTCTCTCCAACAAGATAAACTTCCAGCTTGAGGCCTCCATGGGCTATACCAATCACAAGCAGAACAAGATAATCAAGATCTTCTCAGTGGCAGCTGTAGTCTTCATGCCGCCAACCTGGATAGCTAGTGTCTATGGTATGAATTTTAAATTTATGCCAGAGCTTGACTGGAAATTTGGCTATCCTTTATCCATAGGTCTTATGATTTTATCTGCAACCTGCACCTATATATTCTTCAAGAAAAAAGGCTGGCTGTGA
- a CDS encoding AAA family ATPase codes for MNTHAKPKVLPGCEIFGKLIESNAYYVDKTSYLKNLLESSDEVENALFTRPRRFGKTLNMSMIKAFCELDYKNPGDITYQQKLFIDNGRNLAVSQDEYKELRDKVMGQLPVIYVSFRGVEGSCFYEAVEKLVIKIFNLYEAFAFLLDNPKISDNRKNIFSTIFDFCANNLNLSADLTKLNDAVTYCGLFIPNLAKMLYLAYGTKVLILIDEYDVPLQKAVVAQEPYYDKMLGIIRDISVNTFKQDPDAWLYKGIITGCLKIAHQSVFTDANNFTTFNVNDELYSSFFGFTQEQTDKIISDFGVESKRDEIKKWYNGYRFGDDYVYCPWSLMEYCAASKRNGSNEPKPFWVNTSGNDIITLYTKNSIEAKKQGNIDKLQDLMDGKSIDIELSEFTVYPDIKSGLKFNAFSTMLLQTGYVTLADDSPLRGNVRVKIPNYEVRKAFESRLGVLYSEDDATWSAQGYNLLDALLCNDIAKAQDIINTVLKTYISIRHSGHEQYYHGFMQGLLIEAVTDCGITMLDESESGLGYSDIILDDCTNKRVVILEFKKATEHVKNCIKVANEALEQIRAKNYAATYLDYYEQIYGIGIGFYQKGCEIVSLGNIAKQDRAN; via the coding sequence ATGAACACACACGCAAAGCCAAAAGTATTACCAGGATGTGAGATCTTTGGAAAGCTTATTGAATCTAATGCTTATTATGTAGATAAAACCTCATACTTAAAAAATCTCCTTGAAAGCTCTGATGAGGTTGAAAATGCCTTATTCACAAGACCCCGTCGCTTTGGCAAAACCTTAAATATGTCCATGATTAAGGCCTTTTGTGAGCTTGACTATAAAAATCCTGGGGATATTACCTATCAGCAAAAGCTCTTTATAGACAATGGCCGTAATCTTGCAGTCTCTCAGGATGAGTACAAAGAGCTGCGAGATAAGGTCATGGGACAGCTGCCTGTTATCTATGTCTCCTTTAGAGGTGTTGAGGGCTCTTGCTTTTATGAGGCTGTTGAAAAATTAGTAATTAAGATTTTCAACTTATATGAAGCATTTGCCTTTTTGCTTGATAATCCCAAAATATCAGATAACAGAAAAAATATTTTTTCCACTATATTCGATTTTTGCGCAAATAACCTTAATCTGTCAGCAGATTTAACAAAACTCAATGATGCTGTAACTTATTGTGGTCTTTTTATACCCAATCTTGCAAAAATGTTATACCTTGCCTATGGCACAAAGGTTTTAATCCTTATAGATGAGTATGATGTGCCATTGCAAAAGGCAGTTGTGGCCCAAGAGCCTTACTATGATAAAATGCTTGGCATTATCCGTGATATAAGTGTTAATACCTTTAAACAAGATCCAGATGCCTGGCTGTATAAGGGCATTATTACAGGCTGCTTAAAAATTGCCCATCAAAGTGTCTTTACTGATGCTAATAACTTTACCACTTTTAATGTCAACGATGAGCTTTACTCATCCTTCTTTGGCTTTACGCAGGAGCAGACTGATAAAATCATCAGTGACTTTGGTGTAGAGTCTAAAAGAGATGAGATTAAAAAGTGGTATAACGGCTATAGATTTGGAGATGATTATGTCTACTGCCCATGGTCTTTAATGGAGTACTGCGCCGCATCAAAACGTAACGGAAGCAATGAGCCAAAGCCTTTTTGGGTCAACACCTCAGGCAATGACATTATTACTCTGTATACTAAAAACTCAATTGAGGCTAAAAAGCAAGGTAATATTGATAAATTACAGGACTTAATGGATGGCAAATCAATAGACATTGAGCTATCTGAATTTACAGTTTATCCTGATATAAAAAGCGGTCTGAAATTTAATGCCTTTAGCACTATGCTGCTGCAGACAGGTTATGTTACCTTAGCTGATGACTCACCACTAAGAGGCAATGTCAGAGTTAAAATACCAAATTATGAGGTAAGAAAGGCCTTTGAAAGCAGGCTTGGTGTTTTATATTCAGAGGACGATGCAACCTGGAGTGCACAGGGTTATAATCTTTTAGATGCATTACTGTGTAATGATATTGCCAAGGCTCAGGATATTATCAATACAGTATTAAAAACCTATATAAGCATTAGACACTCAGGTCATGAGCAATACTATCATGGTTTTATGCAGGGTCTTTTGATAGAGGCTGTAACCGATTGTGGTATTACTATGTTAGATGAGAGTGAAAGTGGTCTTGGCTATAGTGATATTATTCTTGATGATTGTACAAACAAAAGAGTTGTTATCCTGGAGTTTAAAAAAGCCACTGAACATGTAAAAAACTGTATCAAAGTTGCAAACGAGGCTTTAGAGCAGATCAGGGCTAAAAACTATGCGGCAACTTATTTAGATTATTATGAGCAAATCTATGGCATTGGTATTGGCTTTTATCAAAAAGGCTGCGAGATTGTATCTCTTGGTAATATTGCAAAGCAGGACAGAGCTAACTAA
- a CDS encoding AAA family ATPase, with translation MDINDMISVLPGCESFEKLIESNAYYVDKTSFLKTLFYSPKGVENALFTRPRRFGKTLNMSMIKAFCELDYKNPGDITYQQKLFIDNGRNLAVSQDEYKELRDKVMGQVPVIYVSFRGVEGLCFHQAVDKIITKIALLYKYFLFLADSKKIPQAQKDLFLSIYNFCFKHKGELKNDALLDKAISYCGTFIPTLADMLYTEYDRQVLILIDEYDVPLQKAVVAQEPYYEKMLGIIRDISVNTFKQDPDAWLYKGIITGCLKIAHQSVFTDANNFTTFNVNSKLYSSFFGFTQEETDKILCDFGVESKRDEIKKWYNGYRFGHENVYCPWSLMEYCLSVTDGSEEPEAYWVNTSGNDIITLYTKNSIEAKKQGNIGKLQDLMDGKSIDIELSEFTVYPDIKNCFDFDTFFTMLLQTGYVTLADDSPLSGDVRVKIPNYEIKEAFENKIKVFYSKKYKNWSSQGFNLLDALMSNDIAKAQDIINTVLKTYISIRHSGHEQYYHGFMQGLLIEAVTDCGITMLDESESGLGYSDIILDDCTNKRVVILEFKKATEHVKNCIKVANEALEQIRAKNYAAPYLDYYEQIYGIGIGFYQKGCEIVSLGNIAKQDRSD, from the coding sequence ATGGACATAAATGACATGATATCTGTATTGCCAGGCTGTGAGAGCTTTGAAAAGCTTATTGAGTCTAATGCTTATTATGTAGATAAAACCTCATTCTTAAAAACACTCTTTTACAGTCCTAAAGGGGTGGAAAATGCCTTATTTACAAGACCCCGTCGCTTTGGAAAAACTTTAAATATGTCCATGATAAAGGCCTTTTGTGAGCTTGACTATAAAAATCCTGGGGATATTACCTATCAGCAAAAACTCTTTATAGACAATGGCCGTAATCTTGCAGTCTCTCAGGATGAGTATAAAGAGCTTCGTGATAAGGTTATGGGACAGGTGCCTGTTATCTATGTCTCTTTTAGAGGTGTTGAGGGCCTATGTTTTCATCAGGCCGTTGATAAAATTATTACTAAGATAGCACTGCTGTATAAATATTTTCTCTTTCTTGCTGATAGTAAAAAAATACCTCAGGCGCAAAAAGATCTTTTTTTAAGTATTTACAATTTTTGTTTCAAACACAAAGGTGAATTAAAAAATGATGCTTTGCTTGATAAGGCAATATCCTATTGTGGAACCTTCATACCAACACTAGCTGATATGCTCTATACAGAGTATGACAGACAAGTTTTAATCCTTATAGATGAGTATGATGTCCCATTGCAAAAGGCAGTTGTGGCCCAAGAGCCTTACTATGAGAAAATGCTTGGCATTATCCGTGATATAAGTGTTAATACCTTTAAGCAGGATCCTGATGCCTGGCTGTATAAGGGCATTATTACAGGCTGTTTAAAAATTGCCCATCAAAGTGTCTTTACTGATGCTAATAACTTTACCACCTTTAATGTTAACTCTAAGCTCTATTCCTCGTTTTTTGGATTTACACAGGAGGAAACCGATAAAATCCTTTGTGACTTTGGTGTTGAGTCTAAAAGAGATGAGATTAAAAAGTGGTATAACGGCTATAGATTTGGCCATGAGAATGTCTACTGCCCATGGTCTTTAATGGAGTACTGTTTATCAGTAACTGATGGTAGCGAGGAGCCTGAGGCCTATTGGGTCAACACCTCTGGCAATGACATTATTACTCTGTATACTAAAAACTCAATTGAGGCTAAAAAGCAAGGAAATATTGGTAAATTACAGGACTTAATGGATGGCAAATCAATTGACATAGAGCTATCTGAGTTTACTGTTTATCCTGATATAAAGAATTGCTTTGATTTTGATACATTTTTTACAATGCTGTTGCAGACAGGTTATGTTACCTTAGCTGATGATTCACCACTAAGTGGCGATGTCAGGGTCAAAATACCAAATTATGAGATAAAAGAAGCTTTTGAGAATAAGATTAAAGTTTTTTATTCAAAGAAATATAAAAACTGGAGCTCTCAGGGTTTCAATCTTTTAGATGCATTAATGAGCAATGATATTGCCAAGGCTCAGGATATTATCAATACAGTATTAAAAACCTATATAAGTATTAGGCACTCAGGTCATGAGCAATACTATCATGGTTTTATGCAGGGTCTTTTGATAGAGGCTGTAACCGATTGTGGTATTACTATGTTAGATGAGAGTGAAAGTGGTCTTGGCTATAGTGATATTATTCTTGATGATTGTACAAACAAAAGAGTAGTTATCCTGGAGTTTAAAAAAGCCACTGAACATGTAAAAAACTGTATCAAAGTTGCAAACGAGGCTTTAGAGCAGATCAGGGCTAAAAACTATGCGGCACCTTATTTAGATTATTATGAGCAAATCTATGGCATAGGTATTGGCTTTTATCAAAAAGGCTGCGAGATTGTATCTCTTGGTAATATTGCAAAGCAGGACAGATCTGACTAA
- a CDS encoding type III secretion system chaperone, with translation MDNLIKALADKLGDNAIIKDSDVQYTVQMQDFLLMVHKLESSSQLLLCTSIAPVPEHNRQKLYLRLLQGQYFFQETAGATLSVDNEEKFIALQYVQHLSALSPDVFINVVERFMQAAQYWQEICMSFANEQTNTAQTDLSSDLDMLKFAMKV, from the coding sequence TTGGATAATTTAATCAAAGCTCTTGCAGACAAACTTGGTGACAATGCCATTATCAAAGACAGTGATGTACAGTACACAGTACAGATGCAGGATTTTTTACTTATGGTACACAAGCTTGAGAGCTCATCACAGCTGCTGTTGTGCACAAGCATTGCTCCTGTGCCTGAGCATAACAGACAAAAACTGTATCTAAGGCTTCTGCAGGGGCAGTACTTTTTTCAGGAAACAGCAGGCGCCACTTTGTCTGTAGATAATGAAGAGAAATTTATAGCACTGCAGTATGTGCAGCATTTAAGTGCCCTAAGCCCTGATGTCTTTATCAATGTAGTAGAGCGCTTTATGCAGGCAGCTCAGTACTGGCAGGAGATCTGCATGTCCTTTGCTAATGAGCAGACAAACACAGCACAGACAGATCTTTCATCCGATCTTGATATGCTAAAATTTGCCATGAAAGTCTAG
- a CDS encoding TolC family protein, with product MAVYKTYLKYIAAAVSISCLAGCQVADERVNIDLIHASAFADTALGVSQQELDKKFYTLFEDKLLNSYVETALLNNNTLKKAFLALKNSSLNLALIKDDSSFKLSGNLGVQNRRALDYHESFKNSSSSSLGLNYVLDVFAKNSYKEEAAEQELKASAFAYLNVRLGIIESVISAYLQRVFALEALSLARDDLKDSKNRLDLVQKKYKTGQIDALEYDRALLDYKDTQQNLYMQEHNLSQSSNALNALLGRSYDSYLQSGSLDNIKEPDFMLKLPLALLKSRADLQQASYNIKMALSDLKVAQREFFPELSVSVGINAGDGLSLGRLISNPVLSLGSFITLPFLNYNELRIKEKMQRNTLESYKVEFVELYVNALKECSDALNAQRYYKDSLIRAKSAYELSSLNYQRTLAKYKLGDMSLSDLLDAAAILRQKALAQKQMQFNLLLSQLDLMIALGGGVDKEDLNELYNSLDKS from the coding sequence ATGGCAGTTTATAAAACTTACTTAAAATATATTGCAGCAGCTGTTTCAATCTCCTGTCTTGCAGGCTGTCAGGTGGCAGATGAGAGGGTAAATATTGATCTGATACACGCATCTGCCTTTGCAGATACTGCTCTTGGTGTATCACAACAAGAGCTTGATAAGAAATTTTACACCTTATTTGAAGATAAGTTATTAAACTCCTATGTAGAGACAGCTCTTTTAAATAACAATACTTTAAAAAAAGCATTTTTGGCTTTGAAAAACTCAAGTCTTAATCTTGCTCTTATCAAAGATGACAGCTCATTTAAATTATCAGGCAACCTTGGTGTACAAAACAGAAGGGCTCTTGATTATCATGAGAGTTTTAAAAACAGCTCCTCATCATCTTTGGGCCTTAACTATGTTTTAGATGTCTTTGCCAAAAACTCCTATAAAGAGGAGGCAGCTGAGCAGGAACTTAAAGCCTCGGCCTTTGCCTATCTTAATGTGAGACTTGGTATTATTGAGTCTGTTATAAGTGCCTATCTGCAAAGGGTTTTTGCTCTTGAGGCCTTATCCCTTGCCAGAGATGATCTAAAGGACAGCAAGAACAGGCTTGATCTTGTGCAAAAGAAATATAAAACAGGGCAGATAGATGCTCTTGAGTATGACAGGGCTTTGCTTGATTATAAGGATACACAGCAAAATCTGTATATGCAGGAGCATAATCTGTCTCAAAGTTCCAATGCACTTAATGCTCTTTTAGGGCGTAGCTATGACAGTTATCTGCAAAGCGGCAGTCTTGATAATATAAAAGAGCCTGATTTTATGTTAAAGCTGCCTCTTGCTCTTTTAAAGAGCAGAGCAGATCTGCAACAAGCCTCTTATAATATAAAGATGGCCTTATCCGATCTAAAAGTGGCACAGAGGGAGTTTTTCCCAGAGCTTAGTGTCTCTGTAGGTATCAATGCAGGAGATGGTCTGTCTCTTGGCCGTCTTATCTCAAATCCTGTGCTGTCTTTGGGCTCTTTTATCACATTGCCTTTTTTAAATTACAATGAGCTTAGAATAAAGGAGAAAATGCAAAGAAACACACTTGAGAGCTATAAGGTTGAATTTGTAGAACTGTATGTCAATGCTCTAAAGGAATGTTCTGATGCTCTAAATGCCCAGCGCTATTATAAAGACAGTCTCATACGCGCAAAAAGCGCCTATGAGCTTTCATCTCTTAACTATCAAAGGACACTGGCAAAATACAAACTAGGTGACATGTCTTTAAGTGATTTACTTGATGCTGCCGCCATATTAAGGCAAAAGGCTCTTGCACAAAAGCAGATGCAGTTTAATCTGTTACTATCGCAGCTTGATCTTATGATAGCTCTTGGCGGTGGAGTTGATAAAGAGGATTTAAACGAGCTTTACAACAGTCTGGATAAGTCCTGA
- the rfbD gene encoding dTDP-4-dehydrorhamnose reductase has translation MRALLTGAAGQVGSEITQCLLQNGIETIAATSSDLDITKRDNVIAAICDTKCDVVINAAAYTAVDRAQTEQEKAFDINVRGCEYLAKGCAMASIPLIHLSTDYVFSLPGLMPHCETDRASPNGVYAKTKYEGERRVLGFNQRSIVLRCSWVFGRYGSNFVKTMLRLGMVNDKLSVVCDQMGSPTPARAIASTVVEIAKIICTDKSFNDYGIYHYAGAPYTTWDEFARVIFKRSLELGYIDHEVAVKSIKSHEYKFAIDRPLDSRLDCSLIKKIFNIDMPLWDQYLDETLEAQYKAMT, from the coding sequence ATGAGAGCTTTGCTGACAGGAGCTGCAGGACAGGTGGGCAGTGAGATAACTCAATGCCTGCTGCAAAATGGTATTGAGACCATAGCCGCCACATCATCCGATCTTGATATAACCAAAAGGGATAATGTCATTGCGGCTATATGTGATACAAAATGTGATGTGGTTATAAATGCAGCGGCCTACACTGCAGTTGACAGGGCACAGACTGAGCAGGAAAAGGCCTTTGATATTAATGTCAGAGGCTGTGAGTATTTAGCCAAGGGCTGTGCCATGGCCAGTATTCCTTTAATTCATCTGTCAACAGATTATGTGTTCTCACTGCCAGGTCTTATGCCGCATTGTGAAACTGACAGGGCAAGTCCCAATGGCGTCTATGCCAAAACCAAGTATGAAGGTGAAAGGCGGGTGCTTGGCTTTAATCAGAGATCCATTGTGCTGCGCTGTTCATGGGTTTTTGGCCGCTATGGCAGCAATTTTGTCAAAACCATGCTGCGCCTTGGTATGGTCAATGACAAACTTTCTGTAGTATGCGATCAGATGGGCTCTCCTACCCCGGCTCGGGCCATTGCCAGTACTGTTGTTGAGATAGCTAAAATAATCTGTACAGATAAAAGCTTTAATGACTATGGCATTTATCATTATGCAGGTGCGCCATATACTACATGGGATGAGTTTGCACGGGTCATATTCAAAAGGTCTTTGGAGCTAGGTTATATAGATCATGAGGTTGCAGTTAAAAGCATTAAATCGCATGAGTATAAATTTGCCATAGACAGACCTCTTGATTCGCGCCTTGACTGCTCTTTGATTAAAAAGATTTTTAATATAGATATGCCATTATGGGATCAGTATCTTGATGAGACTCTTGAGGCGCAGTATAAGGCAATGACATAA